The Lottiidibacillus patelloidae genome includes the window AAAAAAAGTCATGCTAAAGACTTTCATATAGAGTATTTACCACAATATCCAGACCTCCATGAAGATTTAACGGTTTTTGAGCAAATTTATTACGGTGATTCAGAGTTAATGAGTGTTCTGCGAGAATATGAGCAGCTATTAGAACAATTAGAGTCTTCTCCAAATAATGAATCCATTCAGAAAAAACTATTCAGAGTCCAAGAGAAGATGGATACGTTAGAAGCTTGGGAAGCTAGTACAATTGCTAAAACAGTATTAACAAAATTAGGAGTAACAGATTTCACAAAACGTGTTAGCGAGTTATCTGGAGGGCAAAAAAAACGAGTAGCAATCGCTAAAGCGCTTATTCAACCTGCCGATTTATTAATTTTAGATGAGCCAACGAACCATTTAGATAATGAGACAATCGAATGGTTAGAAAGTTTTTTAGGACAATACAATGGTGCTTTAATGCTAGTAACTCACGATCGTTATTTTCTTAATAGAGTAACCAACAAAATCATCGAGCTTGATAAAGGGAACATGTATTCATACAGTGGTAACTATGAAGTTTTCCTTGAGAAGAAAGCGGAAAGAGAAGAAGCTGAAATTGTCGGCGAAAATAAGCGACAAAATTTATTACGTAAAGAGCTAGCTTGGTTAAGGCGCGGGGCAAAAGCGAGAACGACGAAACAAAAAGCACGTATCGATCGAGTTCATAAATTAAAAGATGAACAACTAGATTTGAACGAAAGTCATTTAGACATCGCCTTAGGGTCATCCCGTTTAGGTAAAAATGTTATTGAATTAGAAAATATTTCAAAAACATTTTCAAATCGTGAAGTAATTAAAAACTTTAACTATTTAGTTGTCAGAAAAGAACGCTTAGGCATTATTGGTCCGAATGGTAGTGGGAAGTCCACGCTACTAAATATAATGGCAGGAAAAATACAGCCCGATGAAGGAATAGTTCATATTGGAGAAACTGTAAAACTAGGTTACTATACACAAGATCATATAGAGATGAATGAGAACCTTCGAGTCGTTGAATATATAAAAGAGGAAGCTGAAATTGTAAAAACTGCAGATGGATCAATAATAACTGCGGAACAAATGCTAGAACGATTCCTTTTTCACAGATCGATGCAACATTCATACATTCGCACCCTTTCCGGTGGAGAGAGACGCAGGCTCTATTTATTGCGGACATTAATGAGCGAACCTAATGTATTATTTTTAGATGAGCCAACGAACGATTTAGATACAGAAACATTGACTATTCTAGAAGATTACTTGCAGCAGTTCCCAGGAGTAGTTATTACAGTTTCTCATGATCGGTATTTTTTAGATCGAGTAGTTGACCATTTAATTACATTTGAAGGAAATGGTCTCATTAAACGTTTCCATGGAAATTATAGTGATTACTTGGCATTAAAACATGAGCAAAAATTGCAGGTCAAGGAAGTTGAAAAAGAAAGTAAACAAGTTGAAGAAAAACAAACAACTTGGAAAAAAGAGAAGAAGAAAAGGCTTTCTTACCAAGAGAAAAAAGAGTGGGAAGAGATAGAAAATAAGATAGAGGAACTTGAAGGTGAAAACGAAAGGTTACTTCAGGAGATTGCGAATGCCGGAAGTGATATTGGAAAAGTTACAGAATTGCATAAGTTACAACAAAAAACAGAGATTATGTTGGAGGAAACTGTGGAAAGATGGTCCGAACTGTCCGCATTAGTAGAGGAAATTGAAAAAAAGTAAAAAATAATAATAAGTTATCTAAAGTACTAAAAGTGATGAAAAGTATAATTTCATCGCTTTTTTCATTTTTATTTTGGGAATAGTTTCTTGTTTTTTGGATAATTTAACCTTTATAAGTCATTGGTTAAATATGAAAGGAGCTATACTATTGAAGGAGTTACATTCATTCGGTTGGTATGCAGCAAAAGTATCGCCACACCTCCCTAAAAAAGCATTTAAACCTGTCCCTATGCGACTTTTAGGAGGATTTTTGTATGTCGTAGTAATCTCAAGTTGCTTTTTCCTCATCATAAAATATAATCTTCACCCGATATTAAATATCAGTATCTCTTTGCTTATTGGGTTTTGCTTTTCAGCAATTGGCTTTTTAGGTCATGAAATTTTACATGGTACTGTCGTTCGAAAAGCATGGCTTAGAGATTTATTAGGAGCATTTTTTATGCTTCCGATTAGTACAGGCCCACTACTGTGGAGGAAATGGCATAACATGACACATCACATTCACACGCAAGATGAAGAAAAGGACCCCGACGCTTGGCCAAGTATGGATGCTTTATCAAAAGTTCGCCTACTTCAATGGATGTATAAAATACCACAAAATGTTCGTGCTTTTTTTGCTTTTGCTTTTTTATTTATTACATTCACAATTCATTCAACGAAACAATTCTTCTTTTTTGTTAAACAAGCAAAACCGAAAAAGAAAATTACTTATTGGGTGCAGTTCCTAATTCCTTGGACATTGTGGTTGTCACTCTTATTGATGGTCGGATTTGAGAAATGGTTTTACACCTTTTTATTACCACTATTCATTACTAACTTTATTGTAATGAGTTATATATCGACAAATCATCGTCTAAATCCGCTGACAGAAATCAATGACCCATTAGCAAATAGTCTTTCCGTGACATTACCGAAGTGGATCGATGTGTTGCATTTTAATTTTTCATACCATACGGAACACCACCTTTTTCCGGGAATGAGTTCAAAGTACTACCCTTTAGTTAAGGAGCAAATATTAAAGTTATGGCCAGAACGTTATCATCAGATGCCAATGCATCTTGCAATGATAGCACTTTGGAAGACGCCTAGACTTTACTATAAAGAAAAAGAACTAATTGATCCTAAAAAAGGCAAGATTTATGGTTCGTTAGGACATGGTTTAGACCCAAAGGCAATTAATTTTCGAGAAGAGGATCGGGAGCAAAAAGAGATTTCTGCTGAACTAGCAGTTGACAAAAGAAATTAAACTTAGGGAGAGCACCACATGTTGTGGTGTTTTTTCCTTTTTATAGAGGCGTTAATAATCTGTTATAGTAGAACAATGATCAGGAAAAATGAAAGGTAAGATAAAATGAGAAAAATCGCTGTATTAGCAGAAAAACCTTCAGTAGCAAGAGACATAGCTAAAGTTTTAAACTGTCACAAAAAAGGAAATGGTTATTTAGAAGGTGAAAAATATATTGTAACTTGGGCGCTGGGACATTTAGTTACACTCGCAGATCCAGAGTCATACGACGATAAATATAAAACATGGAAGCTAGAAGATTTACCAATGCTCCCACAGTTAAAACTAGTTGTTATAAAGAAGACGAGCAAACAATTTAATGCCGTAAAAACGCAGCTAACAAGAAAAGATGTTACCGAAATTGTTATTGCAACTGATGCCGGTCGTGAGGGTGAGCTAGTTGCAAGATGGATAATTGAAAAGGCAAAAGTGAAAAAACCTTTAAAAAGATTATGGATATCTTCTGTTACGGACAAAGCTATTTTGGAAGGATTTAAGAAGTTAAAACGTGGATCTGACTATGAAAACTTGTACGCATCAGCAGTAGCTCGCTCAGAAGCAGATTGGTATGTCGGATTAAATGCTACACGTGCATTAACTTGTAAACATAATGCACAGTTATCATGTGGAAGAGTACAAACACCAACTCTTGCAATGATTGCTCGAAGGGAAGAAGTAATAAAAAATTTTAATCCTCAGCAATATTACGGTTTGGTTGCTCAACTAAGTAATTTTCAGTTAATATGGCAGGAAAAGAAATCAAAGAGTAATCGAACATTTAAAAAAGAAGAGCGTGACCAACTATTACTAAATTTAAAAGGTAACAAAGCTATAATAAAAGATGTAGAAAAAGTGGAGAAAAAGAGTTATGCACCAAACTTATATGATTTAACTGAATTACAGAGGGATGCGCACAATAAATTTGGTTATTCAGCAAAAGAGACATTATCAGTTATGCAAAACTTATATGAACGACATAAATTAGTTACGTACCCACGAACAGATTCGCGTTACTTATCTTCAGATATAGTAGATACGTTAAAAGCTCGCCTTGAAGCTTGTTCTGTTCCTCCATATCGCAAAGCAATAGCAAAAGTTTTACAAAAAACAATAAAAGGTAATAAATCATTTGTAAATGATCAAAAAGTTTCTGATCACCATGCAATTATTCCGACAGAGCAGACGCCGCATCTTGAAAAGTTAAGTAATAAGGAAAATAAAATATATGATTTAATTGTAAAGCGATTTATAGCAGTGCTATACCCAGCATTTGAATATGAACAAATTAAAGTCTATGCAGAAATACACGGAGAAATTTTTATAGCAACTGGAAAAAGAATAGTATCTAATGGATGGAAAGATGTTTATGATTATGAAATAGAAAAAGACGATATAGAATTAATAGACCAACGCCTTCCACCTTTAAAAATAGGTGAAAGGCTAGAAGTGCAAATACTGAAACCTACATCGGGTGAAACAAAACCACCAAAACCTTTTAATGAAGGAACATTACTTTCAGCAATGGAAAATCCAACTGCTGTTCTTGACCAAAGTGATGAAGAACTCAAGAAAAAGCTTAGAGAAACTGGAGGGTTAGGGACGGTTGCAACAAGAGCAGACATAATTGAAAAGTTATTCCATTCATTTTTGATTGAAAAGAATGGGAAGGAAATATCCCTTACTTCAAAAGGGAGACAACTATTAAATTTAGTCCCAGATGAATTGAAATCACCAGCGCTTACTGCTAATTGGGAAAATAGACTTGAGCTTATAGCAAAAGGAAAACTGCAAAAAACAACATTTATCGAAGACATGAAAGAATTCGCGAAATCTACTGTTCATCAAATAAAAACAGACAGTGAAAAGTTTAAGCATGATAATTTAACAAGTAAAAGGTGCCCTGAATGTAATAAACTTTTACTGGAAGTAAAAAACAAACGAGGGAAGATGCTCGTATGCCAAGATCGTGAATGTAACTATAAAAAAGGAATTAATAAAGTTACGAATGCAAGATGTCCTCAATGCAAAAAGAAATTAAATCTTCATGGTCAAGGTGAGGCTCAAACGTTTGTTTGTCAGTGTGGACACCGTGAAAAGCTTTCTGCTTTTAATAAGAGAAGAAATAAGGAAAAAAATAGTAAAGCTTCAAAGAGAGATGTGTCAAAGTATTTAAAAGAGCAGCATAAAGAGGAACCACCTTTAAATACTGCGTTAGCTGATGCATTAGCAAAGTTAAAATTAAATAAATAAGTAATAAGTCTCTATTCTTTCATGTACTGCGAAAAGAATGGGGGCTTTTTATTTTGTAATAATTTCTATAAAATATCAAAAAATTACAAAAAATATTAAGAAGTGCGACAGGAATCCACATATTTCAAACGAATAATACTATAGTATTAGGTGAATTTTGAAAATACTTGTAAATTTGAGATAAGGAATGGAGCATCACAACTATGGAATTTTATTCTCTAACAGAATTTATGATTTCAATTGTATTAGGTGGTATAGCTGCTTTTGGCGGTATGTTTCTCATTAAGAAATTACCTAGTTTAAAAGCGGAAGGGTTAATGATTCATTGGAGTTCTCTCCTTATTTCAGGAATTATATGTTTAATGTACTTATATGGAGGTTTTTGGGGATCTCCTTCTAATATTGACTATATGGTAGGAATCCTTTTCTTCATTTTCACAGCTATTGCAATAAATATTACCGTAAATACCATTCGGTTACATGAAGTTTCCTTTTTTCGTCTCATTATTGGAGCGTTTATTTTTGCTGCATGTATCACGATTGTGAATATGGTTGATTTTCTTCAACAACTTATTAATAACAAATTACAAATAAATTTCCTCCTTTTTTCTAGTGGGGTAATTTTGGCCTTCGGTAACTCTGTTGCTTCAATAAGGTTCATACGACAAATTCGAAGTGTAGCTCTCGTAAACTTTTATTGGCTTTTCTTTGGTAGTGTGGCAATTGGTATGGCATTTGCTAGTTTGAGATATACTCTTTTTTCTAGTGTAACGTTTTTATCTGATGTGCACTTGTTTACAAATACTTATATGACCTTTATAGAGAACTGGGCATATATAGATAACACCCTACTTCCATTAACAATAAATATTTTAGGTCTAGTAATCTTAGAATTAGTTCCAGGCTTTTTTGGAGACAAGCATAATAAACAACAAGCAGAAATAATTGTTGAAAACAAACAGCGTTACAAATCTCTATTTGATAATGGGGCAGTTGCCATATTTTCACTAGATGTTGACGGTAATGTTCATGCTGCCAATGGAACTGCATTAAACATAGCAAAATATAAAAAGGAAGAAATTACTTCAATAGGGCCATTTTTAAGATTAATATTTCCAGCGGATCGAAATAAATTTAAAGAATCTTTTGAACAAGCTGTCCAAGGTAATTCTACATACTCAGAAACGAAGTTATTAGCAAAAACTAGTGAAATAGTAGATATGCAAATGACAATTGTTCCAACATTTGTTAAGGGGAAAGTTACTAATATTACGATATTAATGAAAGATATATCAGAAACGATACAAGCGAGGGAGCAAATTCATTATTTAGCCTACCATGATCCACTTACAAATTTACCAAATAGAAGGCATTTTACAGATAAAGTTAAACAATATGTAAATGATGAACGAGAATTTGCCTTAATATTTTTAGATGTCGACCGTTTTAAAGTAATTAACGATGTTTTAGGTCATGCTATGGGTGATGAATTATTACTTGTATTAGCAGAAAGACTAAGTGATATTGTCGGTGAAAATGGATTAGTTGCTAGAATGGGTGGCGATGAATTCACAATACTGTTACCAAGTGATTTTGCTGTACAAGATGTAGAGATACTCGTGCAAACAATGGTCGATGTAATAAATACTCCATTCCATATAAAGGACCAAGAATTATATGTAACAGGTAGTATCGGAATAGCAATGTACCCTGAAGATGGAAGAAATCATATAGAACTAATGAAACATGCAGATACCGCAATGTACCGAGCGAAAGAAAAAGGAAAAAACACTTATGAATTTTACTATAACCATTCAGATTCTAAAGCTGGAGACCGGTTGGCATTAGAAAAGGATATGCGTAAATCAATAATTAATAACGACTTTGAACTTTACTATCAACCACAAGTAAATACACATACTGGAAAGGTAACGAGCGTTGAGGCTTTAATAAGATGGAATCATCCAGAGAAAGGTGTTATTGCACCATCTCATTTTATTCCAATTGCTGAAGAAACAGGTATTATCCATGAACTTGGTGAATGGGTCGTGCGCCAAGCGTGTAAACAAGTTAGAAAGTGGCAAGTTGACGGTTTTGCCGAGCTTCAATTAAGTGTAAATATCTCAATAAAACAGTTTTACAATAAAAACTTCGTTTCTGTAATTAAAGACATTTTAGAGGAAACGAAATTCGATCCGAAAAATCTAGACATAGAAATTACAGAAACGATGGCTATGAAAGATGTCGACCATGCCATTCATATCTTTGAACAATTAAAAGCACTAGGAATTTCTATTAGTTTAGATGACTTTGGTAAAGGGTATAGTTCATTAAATCATATTAAAGACTTACCTATTAATCGATTGAAAATTGATGGGTCATTTATTCAAGATGTACCTACAAATCAAGAAGCAATAATCATAATAAAAACAATTATTGCAATGGCAAGAACATTAAATATCACTTCAATGGCGGAGCATGTAGAAAATGAAGACCAACTGAACTTCTTAAAGCAATTAAATTGTGATGAAATGCAAGGATATTACTTTACACCACCAATGCCTGCGAATAAAGCAAAAAAATGGTTTGAAGAGCATTCATACTTACATGAAAAAATCCCTTTCTCAAGTTAATGAGAAAGGGATTTTTTATTTGTTACTACCTTGTCGTTTATTTTGCTGTTTTTCACGTTTCTTAATACTCATTCCTTGTACTTGTTCCTCAGTAATGTTTGGCTTCTTTTTTGGCATTTATATCCTCCTCTTTTATGTTGCTAAAAGTAGTGTGTGTAAATTAAAAAGAAGTATACCCATCTTCTAATGAGCCAAGGTAAGCTTAGTTTTCTAATAACTTCTTTAGTTTTTTATAATCACCTTTTACAGAATTGCTAACCATATATTTCATTATTGGTTCAGCAATTTTAAAGAAACCACTTGAGTCACCTTGAACAAGTGCACTTACTTTCGTTCCACCATCAACTGGTTCAACACTTCGAGTGACGACAATTGGAAAAGAGCCAGAGATACTTTCAATTTTTATTTTATTGTTTTCGATATATTCTACAACCCGAAATTTGGAGACAATTTGCTTTCCTAAAAATTTTGCAACTTGGTCGTATTCGCTCCCTACATTTATAGGACCTTCCGAAGTAAATTTAGCAGAAATCATACCACCTTGCCATAAAGGATTGTTCTCAAAGTTAGCAATATAAGAAAAAACATCTTTGTAATCTTTATTTATAAATACTTCCGATTGAACATTTATCATCTTTTCACCTCATCGATTTTAAAAAGAAACGTAAATATATGATACCATAGAATTAAATATTATAATTTTCAGAAAGTATATAACGATAATAAGGAGTTTATTTATGAAAGAAACAAAGGTAGTGAACTTAACAAATAGGCAACACGCTGTGAATTGCTTTAATGCGGTTTGGGACTTGTTAGAAAAAGTAGATAGAACAAAACAAGAGGATGAGGAAATGATTCATAAAGCACATTCCTCATTTTATCATTGGACAAAAGTAAAAGACGTTACTGCAACAAATATTTCAGTTGGTTATTGGCAGTTGGCTAGAGTGTATGCGGTATTACAAATTGGTGAAAGGGCGTTATATTATGCTGAAAGGTGTCTTGAAATAAGCTTTAATAATAACCTCGAACCTTTTTACATGGCTTATGCCCATGAGGCATTGTCGAGGGCTTATGCGGTACTAGGTAAAGAGAATGAATCGAGCGTACAAAAGGAAAAATGTAAGGAGATAATATCCAAAATAGAAAATGAGGAATATAAACAATTAGTAGAGAACGATATACATACAATAGAAAGTAGCATTTAGATTGTAAAAAAAGGTGGGGGAGAATGATGAAAGCGATTGAAGTGACCAATTTAACAAAGTATTATCGTAAAGTTAAAGGGATTGAGAACATTAACTTTTCGGTGGATGAAGGAGAAATTTTTGGTTTTATTGGGCCTAATGGTGCAGGGAAAAGCACGGCAATACGAACATTACTTAATTTCATTTATCCCACTAGTGGTGGTGCACAAATCTTTGGTAAGGATATCGTAAAAGAGACAAAAGAAATACGTGAATTTATTGGTTATTTGCCTTCTGAAGTGCATTATTATGATGATATGAAAGTAAAAGATCTACTCGAATACTCCGGCAAGTTTTATAAAAGTTTCGATAAAGACTACTATAAGAAAATAGCTCATTCATTAGACTTGAACATTGAGCGAAAAATAGAAGATTTATCTTTTGGGAATCGAAAAAAAGTCGGTATTGTTCAAGCTTTATTACATAAGCCTAAGCTTCTAATTTTAGATGAACCAACAGGTGGACTAGACCCTTTAATGCAGCAGTCATTTTTTGAGATATTAAAAGAAAAGCAAAAGGAAGGGACAACCGTATTCTTTTCTTCCCACTACTTAGGAGAAGTGCAGAAGATGTGTGATCGGGTAGCAATCATTAAAGATGGTTCGATATTGAAAGTAGAGCGCATTGAAGATTTGCGTAGTACTCAATTTAGAAAAGTATATATAAGCTTAGCTAGTGATTATAAACAAGACCTTACAATAAATGGTGCAATGGATGTAAAAGAGGACGGGGAGCAAATGCAATTTCTTTACAATGGAGAGGCCCGAGAGCTTGTGCAACAATTAGCTTCTTTTCCTCTCCGCGATATTCGAATTGAAGAGCCGTCTCTAGAAGAAATATTTATGCATTATTACGAGAAATAAGCGAGGTGATAAGATGATTTTTAAAAGAGAACTAGTTAAAGCACAAAAAGGGTTATGGATATGGTTTACTATCTTGGGTGGACTAATTGTTATGATGTTAAGTATGTATCCAGAAATCAGCAAAAGCACAGAGAATATTAATGAACTGCTTGAATCTTATCCAGACGCATTAAAAGCTGCTTTTAATATCGATCAATTAGGATTTGATACCGTGATAGGGTTTTATTCTATAGAAGGTTACTTATTCGCTACCTTATTTGGGAGCATATTTGCAGTCCTTTTAGCTGGAAATATTGTAGTAAAAGAAGAAAGTGATAAAACGGCAGAGTTTTTATTATCTAAACCTATAACTCGGAAAGAGGTAATTACGCAGAAGTTATTCGCATTATTGGCAGCGATCACACAGTTTAACATTTTATTATCGGCTGCTACTTTTATTGGATTTAAAATCGGAAGTGATGAAGTTGTTCCACTTAAAGTATTTCTCTTAATTTCAATCGCGCCTTTCTTACTGCACATAACATTTGCATCACTAGCGTTTTTAGTCTCAAGTGTAATGAGAAAATCAAAAAGTATTATGTCTATTTCTTTAGGGATTGTGTTCGTTACCTACTTTTTAAACATCTTAGCAAGCATTACAAATAAGGCGGAATTCTTAAAGTACTTTAGTCCATTTGAATATATAGATTCTGTTACTATAATAGTTGAGCAAACAATAAAACCGTTATATTTAGTATGTATGACTTTAATCATTTGTGTAAGTATTGTAGCTTCCTATGTTATTTACCATAAAAAAGACTTAGCAGTTTAACTTTGTAAGATTATTAATTAATGAAAATTGTTTTAGATTAAAAAAGCGATGCACCCAAGTGTATCGCTTTTCCTATACTATTACTTTTGGCCTTTCGGAAATCGAATAGTATTTGAACTATAGCCACTTGTTTGCGCTAATAATGTTAAGGCTTCATTGTAAGATAACCCAGATGAGGCATTGCGTTGCTTTACTTCATCAATATTTGTACCAGCAATTGTGTATTTGCTTGATTTTTTCAAAAGATACCACCTCCACCAACCTATTTTTTACCATTTTTAAAGAAAAATGCATAAAAAAGCTAAATGTCATAAACTAAAGAAAAAGAGATGGGGGATTTATGATGAAAAAGAGAAAAGCGTTAGTCCTCGGAGCAACTGGCTTTGTTGGCAGACAACTAGTAAACATACTGTTACAAAATGAGCAATATGAAGAAGTAACTGTGCTTGTTCGCCGCTCGTTAAAAATTGAAAATAAGAAGTTAAATGAACAGCTTATTAATTTTGAAAATATGAAAACATATCAAGCCTTATTTGAAGTAAATGATGTCTTTTGTTGTCTAGGAACGACAATTAAAAAGGCAAAAAGCAGAGAACACTTTGAAAAAGTTGATCTTGAATATCCACTTTTAGCCGCGAGATTAGCAAAAGAAAGTAACGCAGAAAAGTTTTTGGTGACCTCAGCTATGGGTGCAAACAGTAAGTCTAAGTTTTACTACAATAGAGTTAAAGGTAACCTGGAAGACAAATTAAAATTAGTTGGTTTAAAAAGTTTACATATCTTCCAGCCATCACTCCTTTTAGGAGAAAGAGATGAATTCCGTTTAGGAGAACGTATAGGGGCTTTATTAATGAAAGAATTACATGTTATTTTAATCGGACCGCTAAAAACATATCGAGGGATTTCCGGTGAAAAGGTAGCGAAATCAATGTTAAATATTGCATTACATGGACCTCAAGAAGGAGTTCATACTTATAAATCTGCAAATATGCAGGAAACAATATAGAAAACTAATCTAAATCTACCACCGCTATCCTACTCCATAAGCGGTACTTTTCCCCGATATGCTTTACGAGTATTGAAGTGGTGGTTTTTAAGATATTTTTTTATGGCTTCAATGGGCGTGTTTGTAAATATATAGGTAAATGCTCGCTAGTTCCTTTCACAATGCTATCACCAATTATTTTGCTCATTACGTTACTATATACTAATCCATTATCACCGAAACAAAGTAAAAAATAACAATGAGGTAACTCTTCGTACATTCCAATCATCGGTAACCCATCATGTGTTCCACCATAAAATGCCGCATAATAGTATTCAGGTCTCACCTTAATAGTGGGAAACAACT containing:
- a CDS encoding DNA topoisomerase III: MRKIAVLAEKPSVARDIAKVLNCHKKGNGYLEGEKYIVTWALGHLVTLADPESYDDKYKTWKLEDLPMLPQLKLVVIKKTSKQFNAVKTQLTRKDVTEIVIATDAGREGELVARWIIEKAKVKKPLKRLWISSVTDKAILEGFKKLKRGSDYENLYASAVARSEADWYVGLNATRALTCKHNAQLSCGRVQTPTLAMIARREEVIKNFNPQQYYGLVAQLSNFQLIWQEKKSKSNRTFKKEERDQLLLNLKGNKAIIKDVEKVEKKSYAPNLYDLTELQRDAHNKFGYSAKETLSVMQNLYERHKLVTYPRTDSRYLSSDIVDTLKARLEACSVPPYRKAIAKVLQKTIKGNKSFVNDQKVSDHHAIIPTEQTPHLEKLSNKENKIYDLIVKRFIAVLYPAFEYEQIKVYAEIHGEIFIATGKRIVSNGWKDVYDYEIEKDDIELIDQRLPPLKIGERLEVQILKPTSGETKPPKPFNEGTLLSAMENPTAVLDQSDEELKKKLRETGGLGTVATRADIIEKLFHSFLIEKNGKEISLTSKGRQLLNLVPDELKSPALTANWENRLELIAKGKLQKTTFIEDMKEFAKSTVHQIKTDSEKFKHDNLTSKRCPECNKLLLEVKNKRGKMLVCQDRECNYKKGINKVTNARCPQCKKKLNLHGQGEAQTFVCQCGHREKLSAFNKRRNKEKNSKASKRDVSKYLKEQHKEEPPLNTALADALAKLKLNK
- a CDS encoding ABC-F family ATP-binding cassette domain-containing protein, translated to MSIYLIENLTKTYGEKVLFNNISFSISEGDRIGLIGVNGTGKSTLLKVIAGIDSADSGKKSHAKDFHIEYLPQYPDLHEDLTVFEQIYYGDSELMSVLREYEQLLEQLESSPNNESIQKKLFRVQEKMDTLEAWEASTIAKTVLTKLGVTDFTKRVSELSGGQKKRVAIAKALIQPADLLILDEPTNHLDNETIEWLESFLGQYNGALMLVTHDRYFLNRVTNKIIELDKGNMYSYSGNYEVFLEKKAEREEAEIVGENKRQNLLRKELAWLRRGAKARTTKQKARIDRVHKLKDEQLDLNESHLDIALGSSRLGKNVIELENISKTFSNREVIKNFNYLVVRKERLGIIGPNGSGKSTLLNIMAGKIQPDEGIVHIGETVKLGYYTQDHIEMNENLRVVEYIKEEAEIVKTADGSIITAEQMLERFLFHRSMQHSYIRTLSGGERRRLYLLRTLMSEPNVLFLDEPTNDLDTETLTILEDYLQQFPGVVITVSHDRYFLDRVVDHLITFEGNGLIKRFHGNYSDYLALKHEQKLQVKEVEKESKQVEEKQTTWKKEKKKRLSYQEKKEWEEIENKIEELEGENERLLQEIANAGSDIGKVTELHKLQQKTEIMLEETVERWSELSALVEEIEKK
- a CDS encoding SRPBCC family protein encodes the protein MINVQSEVFINKDYKDVFSYIANFENNPLWQGGMISAKFTSEGPINVGSEYDQVAKFLGKQIVSKFRVVEYIENNKIKIESISGSFPIVVTRSVEPVDGGTKVSALVQGDSSGFFKIAEPIMKYMVSNSVKGDYKKLKKLLEN
- a CDS encoding fatty acid desaturase family protein, with the translated sequence MKELHSFGWYAAKVSPHLPKKAFKPVPMRLLGGFLYVVVISSCFFLIIKYNLHPILNISISLLIGFCFSAIGFLGHEILHGTVVRKAWLRDLLGAFFMLPISTGPLLWRKWHNMTHHIHTQDEEKDPDAWPSMDALSKVRLLQWMYKIPQNVRAFFAFAFLFITFTIHSTKQFFFFVKQAKPKKKITYWVQFLIPWTLWLSLLLMVGFEKWFYTFLLPLFITNFIVMSYISTNHRLNPLTEINDPLANSLSVTLPKWIDVLHFNFSYHTEHHLFPGMSSKYYPLVKEQILKLWPERYHQMPMHLAMIALWKTPRLYYKEKELIDPKKGKIYGSLGHGLDPKAINFREEDREQKEISAELAVDKRN
- a CDS encoding putative bifunctional diguanylate cyclase/phosphodiesterase; the protein is MEFYSLTEFMISIVLGGIAAFGGMFLIKKLPSLKAEGLMIHWSSLLISGIICLMYLYGGFWGSPSNIDYMVGILFFIFTAIAINITVNTIRLHEVSFFRLIIGAFIFAACITIVNMVDFLQQLINNKLQINFLLFSSGVILAFGNSVASIRFIRQIRSVALVNFYWLFFGSVAIGMAFASLRYTLFSSVTFLSDVHLFTNTYMTFIENWAYIDNTLLPLTINILGLVILELVPGFFGDKHNKQQAEIIVENKQRYKSLFDNGAVAIFSLDVDGNVHAANGTALNIAKYKKEEITSIGPFLRLIFPADRNKFKESFEQAVQGNSTYSETKLLAKTSEIVDMQMTIVPTFVKGKVTNITILMKDISETIQAREQIHYLAYHDPLTNLPNRRHFTDKVKQYVNDEREFALIFLDVDRFKVINDVLGHAMGDELLLVLAERLSDIVGENGLVARMGGDEFTILLPSDFAVQDVEILVQTMVDVINTPFHIKDQELYVTGSIGIAMYPEDGRNHIELMKHADTAMYRAKEKGKNTYEFYYNHSDSKAGDRLALEKDMRKSIINNDFELYYQPQVNTHTGKVTSVEALIRWNHPEKGVIAPSHFIPIAEETGIIHELGEWVVRQACKQVRKWQVDGFAELQLSVNISIKQFYNKNFVSVIKDILEETKFDPKNLDIEITETMAMKDVDHAIHIFEQLKALGISISLDDFGKGYSSLNHIKDLPINRLKIDGSFIQDVPTNQEAIIIIKTIIAMARTLNITSMAEHVENEDQLNFLKQLNCDEMQGYYFTPPMPANKAKKWFEEHSYLHEKIPFSS
- a CDS encoding ABC transporter ATP-binding protein, producing the protein MKAIEVTNLTKYYRKVKGIENINFSVDEGEIFGFIGPNGAGKSTAIRTLLNFIYPTSGGAQIFGKDIVKETKEIREFIGYLPSEVHYYDDMKVKDLLEYSGKFYKSFDKDYYKKIAHSLDLNIERKIEDLSFGNRKKVGIVQALLHKPKLLILDEPTGGLDPLMQQSFFEILKEKQKEGTTVFFSSHYLGEVQKMCDRVAIIKDGSILKVERIEDLRSTQFRKVYISLASDYKQDLTINGAMDVKEDGEQMQFLYNGEARELVQQLASFPLRDIRIEEPSLEEIFMHYYEK
- a CDS encoding ABC transporter permease subunit; translated protein: MIFKRELVKAQKGLWIWFTILGGLIVMMLSMYPEISKSTENINELLESYPDALKAAFNIDQLGFDTVIGFYSIEGYLFATLFGSIFAVLLAGNIVVKEESDKTAEFLLSKPITRKEVITQKLFALLAAITQFNILLSAATFIGFKIGSDEVVPLKVFLLISIAPFLLHITFASLAFLVSSVMRKSKSIMSISLGIVFVTYFLNILASITNKAEFLKYFSPFEYIDSVTIIVEQTIKPLYLVCMTLIICVSIVASYVIYHKKDLAV